A stretch of the Dioscorea cayenensis subsp. rotundata cultivar TDr96_F1 chromosome 4, TDr96_F1_v2_PseudoChromosome.rev07_lg8_w22 25.fasta, whole genome shotgun sequence genome encodes the following:
- the LOC120259436 gene encoding uncharacterized protein LOC120259436, which translates to MRDDMFCLVVWGRRSEAKCLGICISSQHEFVSLVRTRGLSGGCPSSGCRGDCHVEAHGKLNKRELHKLKTTPKLNFLHKKVWRSYNNLVLFWASQVYETTDCNMDDALLCQRKTLKLNMTNKLKFAHKKAWGI; encoded by the exons ATGCGAGACGAcatgttct GTTTAGTGGTTTGGGGGCGTCGTAGTGAGGCGAAGTGCTTGGGAATTTGTATCTCGAGTCAG CATGAGTTTGTGAGCCTTGTGAGGACTCGAGGATTGAGTGGtgggtgtccctcctcgggttgTCGTGGCGATTGTCACGTGGAGGCCCACGG AAAACTTAACAAAAGGGAATTGCACAAACTCAAAACGACTCCCAAGTTGAACTTTTTACACAAGAAAGTGTG GCGATCGTACAACAATCTGGTTCTTTTTTGGGCTTCACAAGTCTATGAAACAACTGATTGCAATATGGATGATGCTTTATT ATGCCAAAGGAAAACACTCAAACTCAACATGACAAACAAGCTGAAATTTGCACACAAGAAAGCATG GGGAATATAG